From one Sus scrofa isolate TJ Tabasco breed Duroc chromosome 9, Sscrofa11.1, whole genome shotgun sequence genomic stretch:
- the LMO1 gene encoding rhombotin-1 isoform X1, which produces MMVLDKEDGVPMLSVQPKGKQKGCAGCNRKIKDRYLLKALDKYWHEDCLKCACCDCRLGEVGSTLYTKANLILCRRDYLRLFGTTGNCAACSKLIPAFEMVMRARDNVYHLDCFACQLCNQRFCVGDKFFLKNNMILCQLDYEEGQLTGAFEPQAQ; this is translated from the exons GCGTGCCGATGCTCTCGGTCCAGCCCAAAGGGAAGCAGAAGGGCTGCGCGGGCTGCAACCGCAAGATCAAAGACCGCTACCTGCTGAAGGCGCTGGACAAGTACTGGCACGAGGACTGCCTCAAGTGCGCCTGCTGCGACTGCCGCCTGGGCGAGGTGGGCTCCACCCTGTACACCAAGGCCAACCTCATCCTGTGCCGGCGCGACTACCTGAG GCTCTTTGGCACCACGGGAAACTGTGCCGCCTGCAGCAAGTTGATCCCAGCCTTCGAGATGGTGATGAGGGCCCGGGACAACGTCTACCACCTCGACTGCTTCGCCTGCCAGCTCTGCAACCAGAG GTTCTGTGTGGGAGACAAGTTCTTCCTGAAGAACAACATGATCTTGTGTCAGCTGGACTACGAGGAGGGGCAGCTCACCGGCGCCTTCGAGCCGCAGGCTCAGTAA